AAATTGCCAGTTTCCATTGATATATAGGGCATTAGCAAGGTATGTCTTAAATACTCCCATATTCCTATGGATAAAGTAGGCAGCATTAAAATTAGCCATTTAATTTGTTTATAAGTCATCTTTTCACCACTCAGCATATATTTCATATTCCTTTCCTATCTTGACATATTTCTAAAAAAAATCTATCACTATTTTGAGGGAGATATATTAAAGTTCAATCATTGCTAATTTATTATTTTTCATTTTTCTTCTGTAGTAAGCACAAAAAGCTCCTTAAGCGGCACTTGATCTGCTTAAACAAACCTCTCTTTCAAGTCAGGGGTACATCATGTCCTCTTCTTCGACAAATATATCAAGATAATGTTCATTTTCAAAATCTATTTTTGCAGTGATTACATATTGATTTTTACTAAATTGGGTAATTCATATTGGTGAACAACCTATACTTTTAAAATAAAAATGAATAGTATGAACGGATTGAAGCAGGAAATCAGGATGGTCAAATCTTCAGATAGGTACATCGAGAAAGCAGGATTTCTATCTAGTAACATGATAAATAAAAAAGGTGATAAAATGGCAAAAAGAAACCAGTCCAATAATAAAAAAAAGTGTTTAATCGGACCTTTAAATGGACAAAAGCGCAGTGAGAAAGCATTTCGTGTTCGTCATAAGGCAGCATGTTCACAAATGGAGCTTCCCCTTACTGAACATCCATGTAATGGTGACGAACAATTGTATCCTACTAAAATTGGCAGCTTTTCTAAGGGGCTGCCGCATAATTCCCTTGGCGAGGTTGACCTTCAGGCCTATAACCAATTTATTAAGGCTCTAAAAACCGGGAACAAAGACGATTTTGAATCCATTCCTCTCGGCGGTAACGCCAAGCTTTCAAATCCTCAAGCCGCATATGTATTTGATCTTGCGGGAACGGATTGCCACAACTTGGATATTGCTGTTCCTCCTTCCTTCAAAAGTGCTTGGGCGGCTGGTGAGATGGCTGAACTATATTGGCAGGCGCTGACCCGGGATGTGTCTTTTCATGAGTACCGCACCCATCCACTGACCATGGAGGCAGCTTCAGAGTTATCGTCATTTTCTGATTTTCGCGGGCCAAAAGCCGGCGGCAAAGTCACAACGGGTACGCTATTTCGCGGGATTACACCTGGTGACCTAATTGGCCCTTATATTTCGCAATTTCTTTGGAAAAACGTCCCCTATGGCGGGACAACAATCGTTCAGCATTATCGTACAACTTTGGCGGGGTCTGATCATATGACATCCTATGATCAATGGCTGGAGATCCAGAACGGCTCAACTCCTGCTGCACCGTTATTCGACCCCACACCCCGCTATATCCGTAATGGAAGGGATCTGAGTGAATATGTTCATCAGGACTTTTCCTTCCAGGGTCCGCTTTCCGCTTGTTTAGTTCTGCTCAGTTTCGGCAGGGAAGCATTAGATATATACAATCCCTACCTTAAATCAGAAACCCAGGATGGTTTTATTACCTTCGGCGCCCCGCATATTCTGGATTTAGTTACGAAAGTGGCGCGGGCAGCACTTGAGGCCGCCTGGTTCCAAAAGTATCTTGTCAACCGCAGACTCCGTCCCGAGGAGTTCGGAGGACGCGTCCACAACCATTTGATGGGTGCCGCAAGCTACCCGATAAACTCAGAACTCCTCCATTCCCAGGTCATTTCAAAAGTGTTCAGCCAGTTCCACAGCTACTTGCTTCCTATGTCGTATCCGGAAGGCTGCCCAATCCATCCGGCTTATCCAGCTGGCCACGCAGCCATCGCTGGGGCCGGTGCCACTGTTCTCAAAGCATTCTTTAAAGAATCGTTCAAGATTCCAAATCCAGTCACCGCCAGTTCGGATGGCCACTCATTGCTTCCTTATTCAGGAAAACCTTTGACCATAGGCGGGGAATTGAATAAACTAGCCGCCAATATCTCCCTAGGCCGCAACACAGCCGGCGTCCATTGGCGTTCAGATGGGATCGAGGGGATGAAGCTTGGGGAAGCTGTCGCAATCAGCATTCTTAGTGACTACAGCGCGACCTACCATGAGAAATTCATTGGTTTCTCATTCACTAAGTTTGACGGGACTCGGATCACAATCAAGTAGGTTAGAAACAAACGTTACGAAAACAGCCTAATTTTACATTCGATTTCTACAAAAGAGCGAATCTTTTTTGGACATACTACCACAAGGGAACTCCATTCCCTTCCATCAGATGATGTCTGGGTCTCTCCTTGTAAAACCAAAATAGGCATTGATGGTGGAGTAGTTTTTGGTGGTACTACATGGGATCCGCATTGATGAAGAAAATGATAAAATTAATATCATTTCAGTTAGAAATGCTCTATAAATATATTCATTAAACTTATGAAGTCATCGTAATAGCAATCATTCTCTTTAGAGTACCAAAAAGTCAAATAACCAGGAAATTCCCCACTAAAAGATATTACTATTTCCCTGACAAATCTATCAAAAAATCATGAATAAAATTAGGTAAAGATATTAAAAGTCCACGTTTTTATCGTGGACTTTTAATTTTGAATGAATTCGTACTAACCACAGGTTTTTTCTTTGGGAGGGAATCCATCTTTATTTAAACTACCGAAATTATAAGAGAGACAAAAAAGAAAGGCTGTGCTGGCTCAGTGACTCCGTATTAATGTTTCTCTGTGAATTTTTACGGTAATTACTCATATCTTGTTAGTGACAGTTACCTAGGAGGCGAAACAATTGCATATAAATGAAAAAACGTATCAAGAATCATTATTGAAATGGTGTGAAGATATCAAAATAACTTGGGAATCAGTTCGAGAACAGTTAATAAATATCGACAATCCTAGTCTTCAACAATGGGAAGACACCTTCTTATTATTAAAAAATGAAATAGAAATGGAAAACGGCATACATGATCATCATGAATTAAGTAAGAAAGCAACCTCCTTATATGATAACCTTAATGGCTTCTTAAACCGGGCTGAACTGTTATCCAGTCATAACGAAGATGAAAGAATTCAAGTCGTCCCAATCGGGGGACATCGATTACCTTCTCTTCCTTATCCATATAATGGTTTAGAGCCTGTCATTTCAGAAGAAATCATGAGATTACATCATGATAAACATCATCAAAGCTATGTAGATGGACTTAATAGAGCAGAATTAGAAATGCTAAAAGCACGTGAAAATGGAGACTTTCATTTGATTAAGCATTGGGAAAGAGAAGCAGCGTTTCACGGTTCCGGTCACTATTTACACACAATTTTCTGGCGTATTATGAGCCCGCATGGCGGGGGTATACCATCAGATCATCTAAGCAGAGCGATATATAACACATTTGGAAGCTTTGAAAAATTTAAAAACCAATTCTCCGAAGCAGCAAAAAATGTTGAAGCTGTTGGTTGGGCGATTCTCGTTTGGGCACCCCGATCCCATCGTTTAGAGATTTTAACAGCTGAAAAGCATCAGAATCTGACTCAATGGGATGTTATTCCGCTGCTTGTTCTAGATGTTTGGGAACATGCCTACTACCTGCAATATAAAAATGAACGAGCTAAATATATTGATAATTGGTGGAAAATCGTGAATTGGAGAGAAGTGGAGCAACGATACAATCAAGCAAAAACAATTGTGTGGCACCCATTTTAAAATTAGAAAACGTTATTACTTTTTTGGCAATCAATCTTCTGAAGTGATTTAAACTTTTTTCAAAAAGCTCTTTTCTAAAAGATTGTTGCTTTTGGGTCATTTTTTAAACAGCCTTCATTGACAAGTTGATTGGAGTGTAAGGTGCGAGACTCCTGCGGGAGAAGCGGGACAGGTGAGCCCCGCGGAAAAGCGAGCATCCTGAAACGGAAATCAACCACTCCTAAGAGCAACAAAGGTTACGAAAACAGCCTTTCAAAAAGAGCAAAAATTTACAACGGTTTGTATAAAAGTGTGTGTTTTCTCTTAACGCACAAAAGCCCTTAGAGCATGGTTAGCAGCTATGCGAACCTAAACTCAAGGGCCTTTGGCGGTCGTTATTCAGTACAAATTCAGTTATTTTGATAGTGGGTTTGGTGAAGGCAATCCAGACAGATAGCCAACTCCACCAGTCTCCATGATGCCAATGGTTCTTTTCATTTCTTCTTCTAATTTGGCTTTGTCGACTGCAGTAATTTGTTTTCCATCAAGGTCTTCACCTGGATGTTGAAAGTTACTTAAGATATAACGGGAATCCTCAACATCGGCATCCGCTCTTAAGCCTGTTGCTTCTGCTCCAGCCGGAACGGAAAGAATTCTTGATAGTTTTTTGGTTTTAACATTATACGCCCATACAAAGTTATTCGTGTGATGCGAGCTGTCTTCACCGATGAATAACGTATTTAAATCGTCTGAGAAGCTGATATTGTCAGGACCAGCTACTTTATTTGGATCTGCTGTATTACCATAGGCATCAGGTTTCGGCAAGTCCTGTCCTACGACTAGTCCTTTCATGGCTGATGGAACATAATCGCTATCGATGTCATTTTGCGAACCGCTTAAATCCAACTGATAGGTGACACCTGATTTACGTTCAGGAAGTTGAATATCGTCTCGGATACTGCCTTCCTCTTTTTTCATGCTTCCCTCTACATAAGACATTGCCACATATGCTTTTTTATCTTTTTTATTGACGGCGATGCCTTCCATTTTATTAAATTCGGAGGTTGCGCCCAGCAATGCCCCATATCTGCGAGACTCTAGGAAAGCAGCGGCTTTTTCCATTCCAGGTTTGACTTTAAGGTACTCGACATTTTTGCTTGCTGCTGTTTTGACCGCCTTATAACCATCAGTCGGTTCGGAAGCAGTATCAAAAATATCACTGAACTTAGTACCCTTATCAATGATCGATTTCACTTCTTTATCGGATGCATGACCAAGCTTTATCCATTTTAAATCGCCTGCTCCGCCATTTTCAGAGCTTGTTTGATCAAATTTGGCTGCATAGAGTGTCCCGGCAGAAAAATCTTTTTCTTCATCTGCTACATACATAAACATCATCGTGTTTCCGCCATCATCACCAAATAAGGCCGTTTTGTTGTCAGGTAAAACCTGCATGACTTCATGAGAAAATCTTCCTGTGCTGTAGTGTTTTACAGCCGATGCATTGCCGGAAGAGTCAACGGAAATTTCTGGAATCCATCCATAAAAGTATGGGTTTGCTTTAGATTTATCCCCAAAGTAATAATTAGCAAAGTTTGAAACATCTTTATGTGCTTGTGAGGTTGGATTCGTTTCAAAAGCGCGTGCGTCTGGTTCATATTCTTCTGAACCAAGATGAGTGCCCCACGGTGACGTAGAACCATTACAAGGAATCCATAGACCATTTACATTAGAAAAATCGATTTTTTTGGCATTATTAACAGTTAGCTCGCCATTGTCCTGATTTCGATCAACCTGAGTAAGGGTCATGGATGCCGGTAATCCAGAAATTTTGTTTCCGGCATTGTCCTGTGAATCGTACTCATAATGAGAAACAATAAAAGATTTTCCACCGGCATGAAGGAGGCTATTGGAGTCAGGAGCATCAGATACAAAATTGGATGGTTGATCTGGAACACTTCTGTCTACAATTGGATTGCCTTTCGCATCAATAGGAGTACCCGCAGCAATCATTTCGCCTTTATTTTCTACAATTTTGTCTTTTGATAAAAAGAGCGAATGATAGTTTAGTGGTTTTTCTTTGACACTGCCATCTTTGTAAGTAATTTTCATGGTTGCTTCTGTGTAATTCTTCACCATATTTTCAATCGTGCTTGGAGCTTTCATTGAATTAAACTCAACACTTTGAACCGGTTTAAGGTTGTCAAGTGGTGACGTTTGATCATTGCTGGCAGCCGAGGCGATTGCGGGAAATGCACTGGATGCCATAATAGCCAAAGACAGGCCTAAAGTTACTGGTTTTTTCCTCATATTTAATACCCCCTTGTGGATTTAACTATTTCATTAAAACATTTGATTGTTAATATGAAATAAAAGAAACCGCTTCATTGTGAAGAAATTACTAATATCAGGCAACATTCCGATAACATCTCGTAATTTGGAAAGTTGAACCTTATATCAATGGATACATAATCTTCAAAACAGAAGGAGGAAAAAATGTCCGCTTAAAAGCAATTAATGATCTTAGACTTATTGATAATGATATTAAAAGATAGTTTTTGATCATGATGAAACACCGGTCAAAGACCGACTTTGCCATTGCTTTATCTCTCCACCAGTCTAAGCGTGCGGAAGTAGTAAAGGACTATATCGTTACGATAAAGAAGGAATCAATTTCGGGCAGCCAAAGGAAAATGCGGATCATGTAAAATTACTCTTTTGCAATCAACAAAAAAGTGCTAGATAACAACTAATTTGTTATCTAGCATGCAAAAATGTAATGAGAAAAAAGGAAGGAACCAATCTCCTTCCTAATAAACGCAGTTCCCGGAATGTAAGTGAACCAGCACAACCCTGAATTCGGCCTTAAAGGCCTAAGTTCAGGGGATATTTCTTTGCTCTCTCCAACCACAAATAAAGTAGCTTTAACCCCTTTTTCTCTTAAGATTTTTAAATCTTGCGGAGTATAACGGTTAACCGGTTCGTCATCAAAAGTAAGGGTAATTTGCTTCTTACTTGTATTACCCATAAAATAATCTTCCTCTAAGATCTGTGTTTCCTTTTTTGTCCTTTCTATTTTGCTCATAATGAATACCTTCTTGTTTTTTGACAAGGAATGACACTACTAAAAAGACCCTGTCTCGGGTTAGTAACCTACATCTCCCTCTTTAACAAACCTAGTTTCCATATGAGCCAATACTGAAGTGAACACTTGTCCATTTATCTTATGACGGATAAAAACACGTTTTTGTATGAGCTGGTCCAAACTGTCATTGCCTCCGCTTTGTCTTATTACTGGTGTTGTATGTAATTTTTCTTTAATGTGCGGATTGGTTCGGAATTTGCTCCTTGATGCGTTTTTTCTTCCTAACCATCACAATAAGCAGTAACAATGCAGGGATCAAAGTCATCAGCAAGGTCCCATAAAAAGGATAAATGATTACGAGGAATTGGTTAAGTATGTTAAAGTTAGGGGCTACCCAATGACAGCCAAGCACAGTCAATAGAAAGCCAAATGGAAATACGATTGGTCTGTAGTCCGAAAGTTTTAACCATTGGGCCGCTCCTAGTACGAGTGCATAATAGAATAATGATATTTTGATAAATATCCCAGTAATCCATATTGCAATTGTGAATGATTCAAGGTGCTCGAAGAAAGTTGCAATAGTAATGAATCGAATAGCGGTAAACAACGGATAGGCATAACCACTTGCCGTTCCTCCAAATAGGAAAACAGATAACATATTGGTAATCGTTAAGTTAACCATAATTGTAACCACCAAGATCGTACTCCATTTCATTCCTTTATCACGATCGGATAAAAAGGGAAAAAGCATAGAGATGAGGAAAGTTTGCCCAAACCATACCTGTGGTGCAGCTGCCCCCATGATCGATGGCACCATACCATGCTCCATAATCGGTAACATATTCTTTGGGTCAAAATCCTTCAAGAGGAGTAAGGCTACAATCAGCGGCAGAAGGAGAAAAACCGGAACGAACAAGCCAGCAGCTCTTCCAAGCACTTCTATACCGCCGCGCACAGCAAATGCACAGACCAAAACCATTCCTCCAATAATTACAAATGGCGGTGTTGTTTGCAAAAAGGAAACACTTACAAACGTTGAATATTCTCTTAATATAATGCTGCCAGAATGGAGAAGAAAGAACAAATAGACAAATCCCAGTATCTTTCCCAAAAACCTGCCGATAATATGTTCGCTGTATTGAATGATGGATTCCTTGGGATAGAGCTTATGTAACTGATACAGGATAAACACTGTAAAAAAGCCATTAATAGACCCTAAAATAGGAGAGATCCACATATCACGCTCCGCATACTTACCGGTAATGCCTGGAATGGTGAGAAGAGCAGTTGCTGTTATTGTTGGGTACATAATAAGTGCCATTTGAAATGCCGAAATTTTACCTTTTTCAATCATTGTTTTACCTCATTACATTTTTCATTTAGTATTTCCACAAAATCTCATTAGAAGACACTTACTGGGCTCTATACCTTTTACGAATTTTCGCTATAACCAATAAAATAAACGGGATTACCATCTGGAGGGGAATATGTAAATATAGGGGGACCTTCTTCAGTCCAATTTCTACATGTTCCATATATGAATTGGCAATGATAAGTGACAATGGAACTACAATGGCACCAAACAGAACAACCAGCGAACGGCGGCTTTCCATTTTAAACAACTCAGCAGCTCCGATTGCTGCACCATATAAATACGACCCTACTTTAAAAAAACCGCCTATGATCATCGTTATAATCACAACTGCA
This genomic stretch from Fictibacillus marinisediminis harbors:
- a CDS encoding vanadium-dependent haloperoxidase, whose protein sequence is MAKRNQSNNKKKCLIGPLNGQKRSEKAFRVRHKAACSQMELPLTEHPCNGDEQLYPTKIGSFSKGLPHNSLGEVDLQAYNQFIKALKTGNKDDFESIPLGGNAKLSNPQAAYVFDLAGTDCHNLDIAVPPSFKSAWAAGEMAELYWQALTRDVSFHEYRTHPLTMEAASELSSFSDFRGPKAGGKVTTGTLFRGITPGDLIGPYISQFLWKNVPYGGTTIVQHYRTTLAGSDHMTSYDQWLEIQNGSTPAAPLFDPTPRYIRNGRDLSEYVHQDFSFQGPLSACLVLLSFGREALDIYNPYLKSETQDGFITFGAPHILDLVTKVARAALEAAWFQKYLVNRRLRPEEFGGRVHNHLMGAASYPINSELLHSQVISKVFSQFHSYLLPMSYPEGCPIHPAYPAGHAAIAGAGATVLKAFFKESFKIPNPVTASSDGHSLLPYSGKPLTIGGELNKLAANISLGRNTAGVHWRSDGIEGMKLGEAVAISILSDYSATYHEKFIGFSFTKFDGTRITIK
- a CDS encoding superoxide dismutase; its protein translation is MNEKTYQESLLKWCEDIKITWESVREQLINIDNPSLQQWEDTFLLLKNEIEMENGIHDHHELSKKATSLYDNLNGFLNRAELLSSHNEDERIQVVPIGGHRLPSLPYPYNGLEPVISEEIMRLHHDKHHQSYVDGLNRAELEMLKARENGDFHLIKHWEREAAFHGSGHYLHTIFWRIMSPHGGGIPSDHLSRAIYNTFGSFEKFKNQFSEAAKNVEAVGWAILVWAPRSHRLEILTAEKHQNLTQWDVIPLLVLDVWEHAYYLQYKNERAKYIDNWWKIVNWREVEQRYNQAKTIVWHPF
- a CDS encoding PhoX family protein; amino-acid sequence: MRKKPVTLGLSLAIMASSAFPAIASAASNDQTSPLDNLKPVQSVEFNSMKAPSTIENMVKNYTEATMKITYKDGSVKEKPLNYHSLFLSKDKIVENKGEMIAAGTPIDAKGNPIVDRSVPDQPSNFVSDAPDSNSLLHAGGKSFIVSHYEYDSQDNAGNKISGLPASMTLTQVDRNQDNGELTVNNAKKIDFSNVNGLWIPCNGSTSPWGTHLGSEEYEPDARAFETNPTSQAHKDVSNFANYYFGDKSKANPYFYGWIPEISVDSSGNASAVKHYSTGRFSHEVMQVLPDNKTALFGDDGGNTMMFMYVADEEKDFSAGTLYAAKFDQTSSENGGAGDLKWIKLGHASDKEVKSIIDKGTKFSDIFDTASEPTDGYKAVKTAASKNVEYLKVKPGMEKAAAFLESRRYGALLGATSEFNKMEGIAVNKKDKKAYVAMSYVEGSMKKEEGSIRDDIQLPERKSGVTYQLDLSGSQNDIDSDYVPSAMKGLVVGQDLPKPDAYGNTADPNKVAGPDNISFSDDLNTLFIGEDSSHHTNNFVWAYNVKTKKLSRILSVPAGAEATGLRADADVEDSRYILSNFQHPGEDLDGKQITAVDKAKLEEEMKRTIGIMETGGVGYLSGLPSPNPLSK
- a CDS encoding polysaccharide deacetylase family protein encodes the protein MSKIERTKKETQILEEDYFMGNTSKKQITLTFDDEPVNRYTPQDLKILREKGVKATLFVVGESKEISPELRPLRPNSGLCWFTYIPGTAFIRKEIGSFLFSHYIFAC
- a CDS encoding GerAB/ArcD/ProY family transporter, whose amino-acid sequence is MIEKGKISAFQMALIMYPTITATALLTIPGITGKYAERDMWISPILGSINGFFTVFILYQLHKLYPKESIIQYSEHIIGRFLGKILGFVYLFFLLHSGSIILREYSTFVSVSFLQTTPPFVIIGGMVLVCAFAVRGGIEVLGRAAGLFVPVFLLLPLIVALLLLKDFDPKNMLPIMEHGMVPSIMGAAAPQVWFGQTFLISMLFPFLSDRDKGMKWSTILVVTIMVNLTITNMLSVFLFGGTASGYAYPLFTAIRFITIATFFEHLESFTIAIWITGIFIKISLFYYALVLGAAQWLKLSDYRPIVFPFGFLLTVLGCHWVAPNFNILNQFLVIIYPFYGTLLMTLIPALLLLIVMVRKKKRIKEQIPNQSAH